DNA sequence from the Vicia villosa cultivar HV-30 ecotype Madison, WI linkage group LG3, Vvil1.0, whole genome shotgun sequence genome:
gttaaatgctATATTTCttatactttttaattttatttagtgagGACTAGAGGCAGGGATGATACTGTTGCGGGTCAGGCCATCGATAGAGCCGAGGCTCGTGCTCGGGTTGATGAGGCTGGTACGTTAGTCTTACGTGCTGTACGAGTTGCTCCGACCGGTTCTAACCGGAAACGGAGGGCTGAGCAGGCGCAGGCGGGTAGGGGTTCCGTGGACCTCGGCGCCGAGGTGGTAGAGCTTCCACTACTGTGGACGGGCAGGTGCAGTGGGATGAGGTTGCAGAGATTGTTGTTTAGGAGTCGGTGGCTATTGTTGGGGAGGGGTTGCTGATGAGGGGGTGCTTAGAGTTGAGGAACAGGTAGGAGGTTCCGTGCACCTCGGTGCCGGGGGTGGTAGAGCTTCCACTGCTGCGGACGGGCAGGTGCAGCAGGATGAGGTTGTAGAGGTTGTTGTTCAGGAGTCGATGGCTATTGTTGGGGAGGGGGTTGTTGATGAGGGGTGCCTAGAGTTGAGGAGCAGGTACATGTTGCTGATGAGGGGGTGGTTAGAGTTGAGGAGCGGGTGATTGTGGCTGATGAGGGAATTGCTGAGGAGCGGGTGGTGCATGATACGAACACCACCACATGTGCATCAAATGACAAATAACAAACAAGCATAAACAGTACTCcgaaacatgaaaacctaggcaCTACCGGAAAACTTTGGACGAATCAGACACTTCATTATGTCGTCAACGTATCTTTGGATATGCGTATCCAATTCGATCGGACCTTTTGTTATCCTACGgcgaaatgatttccacatggccttcacatcttcatcattcttcaactcgattaagttgtatttcacccttccatttgtATCAATCCAGTCCTCCCGAAACTCGATCTTTGTCACCCTTCTGTTATTGGAATCAGGCAACAAATTATTCAACGTTTCTTTCAAGGTGGCAAAGAATGTAGCTTCCTCTAGAATCTTGGTTTGAACAGCAGGGTTGCGGCCATTGAAATACACAGATACTTTAATCAAATACTAAGGAAGAGgcatttttgttgaaatgatgtgtTATCACATAACCCTAACACCTCTATTTATATAAATGGTGGTGCATTCTAGACCACACAAATGTATCGGTGCAATCAGGACCCTCCAAAAGTGTcggcaaaatctcaaccgtttaaaaaacaaaaaattgaaacataccggaaatttagtttatttaaaatttctggtatatcggaaatttaaaaattccaatataccgaaaatttcaaataaactaaattttaaGTATGGTGTACCGAAAATTCTAAATTAACCGAATTTCCGGTATTTAGTATCGGAAATTTTGTGATGCATACCaaaaagggttaatacctattttccccctgccatataggcgacatttgaaaaaccccctgcaaaaaaaaaagttgcaataatttccctaacatttgaagattctctcattttaaaccttCGTCAGATCCAGTCATCCAAAATGCTTACGTggcatgtatttttttaatttttttaattttttctaatgaCGTGGATGCCCAGgtggctttttattttatttatttattttaatgacacatgtattttattttgtttttattttttgttaatatagGTTGTTAAAATGGTAAATATAAAAGCTTAAAAAGATGGTCTCAATAGGACTTGAACCCAAGACCCATTGCTTACACAAAATCAGTATAACCACTAGGCTGCACGTTTTTGGTTGATTTATTGGTGCCTTTGGTAATACTTATTAGATACTGAACTAGTTAGTCAttataaactaaaaatatttttatttagttcagttagtataaactaaaataattatatttaattatattaattaatttataaactaaatcattaattatattaattattactaaatcattataaattaaatcattataaactaaattaacttgttttaatttaaataggttttactagttttaatttaactacattaattaaaatagttttaaattaattaatatatattaatataatttatttagtttatttttaatttatttaaatagctacaatattttttaaattacattattttatataaatagtatctatataaataatttatttaattctaaaataattttaatattcttaacattaaatttttacagtatattgatgttaaattattaataattatataaaacataaaaatatttttattttgttcagctagtataaactaaaataattatattaaatatcgtttatatttttaaatactaatatttaaattactatttaaaaattatgtacttataaagtaatatattagttaatagttaatatttaaattaataattattagttaatagttaacgttattaattaatattagttaaattataaaatagtaattaatatttttttagataCAAAATCTTAATTGATCATTATAAAatagtaattaatatttattttaccaaataaatataattatagttaaatataattattttagtttatactaactgaaccaaataaaaatatttttagtttataatgatttagtttacaaaaatgttttttttaatatttattatttgattttaatatttacaacaatattttttttaattatagttttaaaTTGTATTCGTTTAAATATGTATATAAATGATTAAaacgtattaaattaaataaaatatatttaaatattaaataaaaacatgcgttgtaaattaaataaaatataaataattaaaaaataaagtaatagTAAAAAGATAATTGAAATCAAGTAATAAAATTTAATACAAGTAATCAAATGGTATCACATATTATAAAAGTTATTCCAAGCACGAATATTACAAATGGTATCATGTGGCCTAGTGGTTTCAGCCATTGTGTTGGGAAACTAATGTCTTGAGTTCAACTCCCACCCAAGACAAAccgagaatcttcaaatgttaggggaattcttgcaacttttttttttgcagaggggtttttcaaatgtcgcctatatggcaggggggaaaataggtattaaccctaccAAAAATTTACttcagaaattttttattttcacatTTATTATCAAGgataaaatttgattaaaaaaattgaagaatgACAGATAAAAAAGGAGGTGGCAAGTTAATTCCTCCTCGTAATTTTATATAATGCAAAGCTATCAAATAGATAGCAAAAGGTGTAAGTATGTATTAAGTACAATTTTATTCAATCAGGAACAGTTTGCAATCTTTTAATAAAAaacttcaaataaaattaatttaaataatatttatcatataaaaagattttccattttttaataaaaaactttaaaaaaaacttaaataatatttatcatataaaaatattttcaaagcgTCCAATAAAATTTTAGTAACATTATTAAATCTTGAATTAAATGTTATTCTTCATATATTTTAATATGTAATATCATTTATTagattaatgtaatcaattttgtttaatatatatttttttaatgggaaatgctaacaagtgccctTGAGGCactctttaagtgattaaagtagtaaatttttattaaaatgcgtgtattcaatgcattaaaagtgtattggaaattgaaatgttaacttttataaagaatattttctttatttagtatgcttaaagagtgccctgaGGGGATTGATTAGTAAGACCCTTTTTTAATTAATGGTagaatcaatttttaaaattcttaTTGAGACAAAATTAATTATAGATAAGGAATAAATTGATGTGAATCACAAACTTCTTTCTTCCgattttttcaaattaaatatgaaaaatgTTACTATAAAAAGTCTTTAACTTTTGCGTCTCATTAAAAATTCTAAGGATatgagagtttggaggggaagggaggggatggTTTTAAAAAATAGGAAGattgagtgaaaagaataaaaagattttgggtacgAGGAgtttggagggtttgattttattcgtAACACCAAAAATCTCTTAAAataggggaactcaaaaattgtattgaatgacaGTTTTGAAGGATTTTGGAGGGCttatataaattttccaaatatcttttaggttgttatactaatttgaaaattataaattttatagtgataatgactcttttatcattctaaacaaaatctttttttttttaaatgtcaaatatttttctatatttttttaaaaattcgttttcggaaaccttcccttcccctcccctcccctccaaactcttaAACATAGCCTAAAGATCTATTTGATACGCATTTAGTCCATAATCTGTATACATATAATAAGGAGATAAAgatgatttatatatatatatatatatatatatatatatatatatatatatatatatatatatatatatatatatatatatatatatatatatatatatatatatatatatatgaatttaccTCGTAAGAGGAAAAATTATAGGGTCCATAATCCACAATTGCGTCTCATTAAAAACTCTAAGGATCTATTTGGTACGCGTTGGTATATAAAGTTGTAAGAGTAGTGATGTATGTAGCATAAATGAGAATTTTGTGTTGGATAAATAGTAAGATTAGACGAGATAAAATTAGAAATGACAAATATTAGAGAGTGTTGGTATATCAAGTGTGAGTGTGAGCCCTATATTAGATGGAAAAGTATATGTTGAACATTTTATAAATAAGATGACTCATAAATTTAACGACTTAAGATTTTGGGTTAAAATGTGGTGTCCAATTTATTTTATGTGATTGTTCAGACTTCAATGTGATTATTCCCGCACACTCTCTCATGACCTAACAAAAAGAATGTTGTGTTAGCATCTACGGtagaaaagataaataaatagatTTAAGTGGTTTAAGATCGTATTAAATCTGATAGAAGATAGTCAAATAATTAAAAGTTGTAAAAGACTCAGAAAACActttatttgagaattttatcaGAACTTGGGTTCCATATACATTGTAGATCCCAAACTCAAGAATCCCACAACACAGTCAAATAGTAACAGGCAAAGGGACCCAATTTGATTCACAATCAGCTAAATCTAATAGCTTAATTACCTAGCagcaatttaatttaatttacttgcTTAACAACTACAGAACTCCACAAGTTAATACTAATTGAAATGAAACCACTGATTACACCTTAAAAGCTACTGGCCAAAACAAAAGAATCTCACACCATGAAACATAAGTAACAATTAGAATGTATTTAAGTTGCATAAACAGTTGGAGTTGAAACTTCTGATCTAGATTCGGTAGACGATGGTCGATTTTCTGGACGAAATCCTTCCATCATTCTCACCACTTCAGACATTTTTGGTCTCTGATCTGGCATTCTTGCAGCACAAGCCATCCCTATCTGTAGCATCTCCACCATTTCTTCTTCTATATTCGAATACCTTAACAGCTCCACATCGAAAACCTCTGCGGTCCATTCCTCTCTCACAACCGAGTTCACCCATCTAACCAAGTGAACAATTTGTTCGCCTTCAGCCGAATATATAGGCGATTTTCCAGTTAGAAGCTCGAGTAGCAGGACACCAAAACTGTATACATCAGACGAATGCATTGCTTTACGCGTGTCTGTTACTTCTGGCGCACGGTATCCTGATGCTCTTGTCCCTGGTGAAGGTACTGAACTCATCAATGTTGCTAAACCTATGTCAGATACACAACCGTATCCTTGTGAATTGACGAAGATGTTTGAAGCTTTTATGTTTCCATGAACTAGTTTCCCTCCTTGTTGAACATGGATGTGAGCAATTCCTCTCGCAGTTCCAATCGCGATTCTTAATCGGCTATCCCAGTCTAGAGAAGCTCTTCCTTCCGCTCGGTTACCTTCATGGTTTAGATTACATTAGCCACTTTCAAAAGTCGGAAAATTAATCAAGTAAATCAAGATAATATAAGAGAAAAGATTCAACAACATACCATGTAAGATGGAAGAAACACTTCCTTGTTGATAATAATCAAATACAACTAACTTCTCATCCTTTGAATAGTAATAAGCTCTTATTGCATCCACATTTTCATGCTTAAGTTTCCCTACAACTTCCATGTGTTGTTCAAACTCCTTTTTCCCAACAGTAACCTCTTTCAACCTCTTCACCACCACAGTGCTTGCATCCTCTAAAGCAGCTTTATATGTTGTACCAAAAGTTCCCTTTCCTAGAATCTCAGCAgaagctctcaaaagatcctctAGATCAAACGCGAGATTGCAATCCTCGAAAAATACTATCTTGTTTTTATCTCGGCTCGCAGAAGTTTCTGCTTTCGTAGAGACTTCTTTTTTCTTAGACTTCACAGATTCTTTCACACCTGCAGCAGCAAAGTCATAGCAGCACAGAATCATAACAACTGCAATCACTGCAAATCCAAGTGCGCAAACACCGATGATGATTCCCAATATTGCAGTTTCACTTAGTCCTTTGGTTTTCTTATGTGGAAGAGTATAAGGTGGATGCATAGGCAAAGCCGGAGGATGCGAACTATTAGTAACCGATGTAAGATTGTTACCAGAAAAAGCCCAACTTGGAAATCTAAGAAGTGATTTTGGTACATCACCACTAAGGTCATTGTTTGCTAAATTTAGCTCTCGAAGACTATGAATATCGATATCAGGAATCTCACCCGAAAGAGAGTTGTTTGCAAGGACTAATGAACTGAGATGAGTCAGATTTGAAACTGAAAAAGGGATGCTACCATTGAAAAAGTTGTTGGACAAATTGACAACAGTAAGATTATTCCAAACAGAAAAATCCAAAGGCAATGGTCCAGAAAATTTGTTAGACTGAAGATAAAGACTAGTCAAGTTTTTCAGCTCAGAGAATCCATCAGGGAAAAAACCAGTGATACCATTTGATCTAAGACTCACTGTCTCAATCGCCGCGAGGCGACTGAGCGTGTTCGGCGGAATTGGACCTCTTAATCCAGCTCCAGGTAACCGAATCGCGATAACTCGAGTTCGGTCGGCGTTGCAGG
Encoded proteins:
- the LOC131661327 gene encoding probable inactive receptor kinase At4g23740, with amino-acid sequence MDKKLSLLFMFSLVFVSVGAEPVEDKQALLDFLHNMSHSPHVNWDENSSVCQTWRGVTCNADRTRVIAIRLPGAGLRGPIPPNTLSRLAAIETVSLRSNGITGFFPDGFSELKNLTSLYLQSNKFSGPLPLDFSVWNNLTVVNLSNNFFNGSIPFSVSNLTHLSSLVLANNSLSGEIPDIDIHSLRELNLANNDLSGDVPKSLLRFPSWAFSGNNLTSVTNSSHPPALPMHPPYTLPHKKTKGLSETAILGIIIGVCALGFAVIAVVMILCCYDFAAAGVKESVKSKKKEVSTKAETSASRDKNKIVFFEDCNLAFDLEDLLRASAEILGKGTFGTTYKAALEDASTVVVKRLKEVTVGKKEFEQHMEVVGKLKHENVDAIRAYYYSKDEKLVVFDYYQQGSVSSILHGNRAEGRASLDWDSRLRIAIGTARGIAHIHVQQGGKLVHGNIKASNIFVNSQGYGCVSDIGLATLMSSVPSPGTRASGYRAPEVTDTRKAMHSSDVYSFGVLLLELLTGKSPIYSAEGEQIVHLVRWVNSVVREEWTAEVFDVELLRYSNIEEEMVEMLQIGMACAARMPDQRPKMSEVVRMMEGFRPENRPSSTESRSEVSTPTVYAT